A stretch of Coccidioides posadasii str. Silveira chromosome 2, complete sequence DNA encodes these proteins:
- a CDS encoding uncharacterized protein (EggNog:ENOG410PJHV~COG:K~TransMembrane:1 (o473-494i)~BUSCO:3983at33183) — MTNPSGKQPNPVRPAPLACLECRRKHLKCDGGTPVCGRCRKAQSDCQYTPSRRGYKPSSKPPAPSTIGRTPRAEAPPQPAGTPIGPPQSPFLDPSLTIPGIPLSQSLDRMGLMSTDRISLDPDVFTIPDTSAYLQGDGLLFDYYYAFFHDAHPILPPSHLLHRLAPIPPCLQAVMRFIGAHYTLDPSADLYRESVVTELAAATEPSFYKVQALLLFSIVLHARDERADGVESFSAAVDLAFGMGMNRASFASTLGGDDPVRVETLRRTWWELYIVDGMFCAFDQMTSKINNSTLMDTLLPCDDLSYSAGIYLTESPSPTHFYDRVFADDDEDFSSFCYAVEAGRILKRTLDLGYAIDDYQLADQVESIDASIGSWFHHLPNSKRNILGPDGTVDQLLFRAHMIINCALIYLHLPRSNLLSTPTATASIPCARRSLCIAAASSTNLTHAIKSIKAANDLAALAALRSTVIKQTPFFICGLVLSAIVQLCACSVRASNCLQPRRDRIALIVGELKALNSTWVISRLVMKQIKLVAREVLEIGIQQPLFPELEDQGPDISSIISSDVWLGDIPIEQ; from the coding sequence ATGACAAATCCTAGCGGCAAACAGCCTAATCCCGTGAGACCAGCGCCCCTGGCATGTCTAGAATGTCGCCGCAAGCACCTCAAGTGCGACGGTGGCACCCCTGTCTGTGGACGATGCCGCAAAGCCCAGTCTGACTGTCAGTATACGCCTTCCCGCCGTGGTTATAAGCCAAGCTCCAAGCCGCCGGCCCCTTCGACGATAGGTCGTACTCCACGCGCTGAGGCTCCACCCCAGCCGGCTGGAACCCCGATAGGGCCGCCTCAGTCACCGTTCCTGGATCCCTCTTTGACCATTCCAGGCATACCTTTATCGCAATCGCTGGATCGAATGGGGTTGATGTCGACCGATCGAATCTCCCTGGACCCTGACGTCTTCACGATACCAGACACCTCCGCCTATCTACAAGGAGATGGGTTGCTTTTCGACTACTATTACGCATTCTTCCACGACGCTCATCCGATCCTTCCCCCCTCGCATCTGCTGCATCGCTTAGCGCCAATTCCACCATGTCTACAGGCGGTTATGAGATTCATCGGCGCTCATTATACACTCGATCCGTCGGCTGATTTATACAGAGAGTCCGTTGTGACAGAATTAGCAGCGGCTACTGAACCGTCTTTCTACAAGGTCCAAGCTCTTCTTCTATTTTCGATTGTCCTGCACGCACGGGATGAACGAGCCGATGGTGTAGAGTCGTTCTCGGCAGCTGTTGACTTGGCCTTTGGGATGGGTATGAACAGAGCCTCGTTCGCCTCAACTCTGGGCGGTGACGATCCTGTGCGGGTGGAAACACTCCGACGCACTTGGTGGGAACTGTACATTGTTGACGGCATGTTTTGTGCTTTTGACCAGATGACTTCGAAGATCAACAATAGTACGCTGATGGACACGCTGCTTCCGTGTGACGACTTGAGCTATTCAGCGGGTATCTACCTCACCGAATCACCATCCCCGACACATTTCTATGATCGTGTTTTTGCAGATGATGACGAAgatttttcttccttttgctACGCTGTCGAAGCCGGCCGGATTCTCAAGCGAACTTTAGATCTCGGTTACGCCATTGATGATTACCAGCTCGCAGACCAGGTTGAATCAATTGATGCCAGCATCGGTAGCTGGTTCCATCATCTTCCGAACTCCAAAAGAAATATCCTTGGCCCGGATGGCACCGTCGACCAATTACTCTTCCGGGCACATATGATTATCAACTGCGCGCTTATATACCTCCACCTTCCTCGCTCAAACCTTCTATCAACCCCCACCGCCACTGCTAGTATCCCCTGCGCCCGACGCAGTCTCTGCATAGCAGCAGCTTCATCAACAAACCTCACCCACGCCATCAAATCCATCAAAGCTGCGAACGATCTTGCTGCTCTTGCGGCGCTCCGATCCACAGTAATAAAGCAAACTCCATTCTTCATCTGTGGGCTCGTACTCAGCGCTATCGTCCAGCTCTGTGCATGCTCCGTGAGGGCATCCAACTGTTTGCAGCCACGGCGAGACCGAATCGCCCTCATCGTGGGAGAACTCAAAGCACTAAATTCTACATGGGTAATTTCACGATTGGTGATGAAACAAATCAAGCTTGTGGCGAGAGAGGTTCTGGAGATTGGAATCCAACAGCCGTTGTTTCCCGAACTGGAGGACCAGGGTCCAGATATCAGCTCGATCATCAGCAGTGACGTTTGGCTTGGAGACATCCCCATTGAGCAATGA
- the DPP4 gene encoding diacylglycerol pyrophosphate phosphatase (SECRETED:SignalP(1-15)~EggNog:ENOG410PJNS~COG:O~MEROPS:MER0004504~BUSCO:2009at33183), producing MKIASLLLLAGLCLAVDPPRKPFPPRGGGSKLLTYNETVTRRVISPTTTFVDWIPGEEDGQYVFQENDGTLIIQNIATNRSETLVGADKVPENSYSYYIKPDLSAVLWATNYKKQYRHSFFADYHILDLESGSLTPLDNDQNGDIQYAAWSPKGNVIAYVRNNNLYLWKNGEVTQITEDGGPNTFNGVPDWVYEEEIFGTPFALWFSPDGEYVAYMRTDETGVPTYTIPYYMDNQKFAPPYPRELELRYPKVSQTNPTVQFRLLNVESEEQKNVTLDAFEPDDLIIGEVKWLTDGHEKVALRAFNRVQDREKIILVDSESGAGSIIQERDGTDGWLENNQAIRYIGKIKGGRFNSRANYYVDISDMDGWSHLYLFPVGEGEPIQLTRGRWEVTALNHVDTERQLIYFVATKRHSTQRHLYSVSYRDMKIKALVNDREAGHYTANFSARGGYYVLHYQGPDVPYQELFATRTGKAIRTINSNADVVNKLKEYKLPRIDYLDIRLPSGETLNVMQRLPANFSPRRKYPVLFTPYGGPNSQQVHVGFQSFGWTAYIASDPELEYITWTVDNRGTGFKGRKFRSTVAKRLGALEAEDQVYAAKVLSKFPYVDKERIGIWGTSYGGYLTAKTLETDSGRFSFGISSAPVSDWRFYDSMYTERYMKTYEMNEAGYNASAVRKTEGFKNVRGSFLLQHGTGDDNVHFQHSAALSDLLMGAGVSPNKMAGTWFTDSDHGIRYNGGHAFQYKELTMKLYEEKNRKFDEEKHQWSKKDLEFAASIGI from the exons ATGAAG ATCgcttctctcctcctcctcgcAGGTCTCTGCCTGGCTGTCGACCCGCCACGCAAGCCTTTCCCACCCAGAGGCGGTGGCAGCAAGCTTTTGACTTACAACGAGACTGTCACCAGGCGCGTCATCTCACCGACAACCACCTTTGTCGACTGGATACCCGGAGAGGAAGATGGGCAATACGTCTTCCAGGAAAACGACGGAACGCTCATTATCCAAAATATTGCTACAAATAGAAGCGAAACGCTAGTTGGTGCCGACAAAGTTCCAGAGAACTCTTACAGCTACTACATTAAGCCAGATCTCTCCGCCGTTCTGTGGGCAACAAACTACAAAAAACAGTATCGGCATTCCTTCTTTGCGGATTATCACATTCTCGATTTGGAATCTGGCTCATTGACTCCCCTGGACAATGACCAAAACGGCGATATCCAGTACGCTGCCTGGAGTCCCAAGGGAAATGTTATCGCCTATGTCCGCAATAACAATTTATACCTCTGGAAGAACGGAGAGGTCACTCAAATCACGGAAGATGGAGGCCCAAATACTTTCAACGGTGTTCCAGACTGGGTATATGAAGAGGAAATTTTCGGTACTCCGTTTGCGTTGTGGTTTTCACCCGACGGCGAATATGTCGCTTACATGAGGACCGACGAAACTGGCGTCCCAACATACACTATCCCATACTACATGGATAATCAGAAGTTTGCCCCTCCGTATCCAAGAGAATTGGAGCTTCGTTATCCTAAAGTGTCGCAAACCAACCCTACTGTCCAGTTCCGCCTTCTGAATGTCGAATCCGAAGAACAAAAGAATGTGACACTTGATGCTTTTGAGCCGGATGACCTCATCATTGGTGAAGTTAAATGGTTGACTGATGGTCACGAGAAAGTTGCACTCAGAGCTTTCAATCGCGTTCAGGACAGGGAAAAGATTATCCTGGTGGACAGTGAGTCCGGCGCGGGTTCAATCATACAAGAACGTGATGGTACAGATGGTTGGCTCGAAAATAACCAGGCTATCCGCTACATCGGTAAGATCAAGGGCGGCCGGTTCAACAGCAGGGCAAATTACTATGTCGATATCTCCGATATGGACGGCTGGAGTCACCTTTATCTTTTCCCTGTCGGTGAAGGAGAGCCCATCCAACTCACCCGTGGCCGTTGGGAGGTTACTGCTCTGAACCACGTCGACACTGAACGTCAGTTGATTTATTTCGTTGCCACCAAGCGCCACAGTACCCAACGTCATCTTTACTCGGTTTCATACCGCGATATGAAAATAAAAGCTCTAGTCAATGATCGTGAGGCTGGCCACTACACTGCTAATTTCTCTGCAAGGGGTGGTTATTATGTCCTCCACTACCAGGGTCCGGATGTCCCTTACCAGGAACTCTTTGCAACCAGGACCGGGAAGGCAATCCGGACAATTAATAGCAATGCTGATGTTGTGAACAAGCTCAAGGAATACAAACTTCCCAGAATTGACTATCTCGATATTCGGCTCCCATCAGGCGAAACTCTTAATGTGATGCAGCGACTTCCCGCCAACTTCTCCCCCAGGAGAAAGTATCCCGTGTTATTCACACCATATGGGGGACCAAACTCTCAACAGGTTCATGTTGGTTTCCAATCTTTTGGCTGGACCGCCTATATTGCATCCGATCCAGAACTCGAATACATCACCTGGACTGTCGATAACCGGGGTACTGGCTTTAAGGGAAGAAAATTCCGTTCGACGGTCGCCAAGAGACTCGGTGCTCTTGAAGCTGAGGACCAGGTCTATGCTGCCAAGGTGCTCTCTAAATTCCCATATGTAGACAAGGAGCGGATTGGCATTTGGGGTACGAGTTATGGAGGTTACCTCACGGCCAAGACACTGGAAACCGACAGCGGCCGTTTCTCCTTCGGTATTAGCTCCGCCCCTGTTTCGGACTGGCGTTTCTACGATAGCATGTATACCGAACGATACATGAAGACTTACGAGATGAATGAAGCCGGTTACAATGCCAGTGCCGTTCGCAAGACAGAGGGCTTTAAGAACGTTCGAGGAAGTTTCCTTCTCCAACACGGCACGGGCGATGACAACGTCCATTTCCAGCATTCCGCTGCTTTGTCAGACTTGCTCATGGGTGCCGGTGTATCACCCAACAAAATGGCTGGCACATGGTTCACTGATTCTGACCATGGTATCCGATATAATGGCGGCCATGCTTTCCAATACAAAGAGCTTACTATGAAACTCTATGAGGAGAAAAACAGGAAGTTCGATGAGGAGAAACACCAGTGGAGCAAGAAGGATTTGGAATTTGCTGCTTCTATCGGTATCTAA
- a CDS encoding uncharacterized protein (EggNog:ENOG410PFGP~COG:Q~TransMembrane:6 (i368-390o402-425i446-472o478-502i509-531o606-627i)~BUSCO:3147at33183) — protein MSAEYLNTNVDLESNENEHSFLMNDTVHSFAWKGVTVNVKDRQTKKRKSILSDTSGYVNQGELMVLMGPSGSGKTTLLNVLAHRNSSLGAASVEGHILVNGRKVPLETFRRISTYVEQEDVLIGSLTVEETLYFAAQLSLSSSISKKERLHRIKSLLNAFGIQNQAKTLIGTPIQKGISGGQKRRVSVASQLITRPKILFLDEPTSGLDSTASFEVMSFVKELAVKNKLIVIASIHQPSTATFETFDKLLILSTGKTCYFGPGTQMKSYFDGAGYLMPLQTNPAEFVLDLVSTDFANNREAASDRLGQIHNVWARSPEASQIDAEIESHMGMAEKFEHISTPKGGKVGFLMTILTLLHRSFIKSYRDVVAYGIRIAMYLGLAIMMGTVWLRLGSHQENIQPFINALFFSSAFMSFMAVAYVPSFLEDRSTFIKERANGLYGATSFIISNFIIGVPFLFLITLLFSIVAYWLVNFRDGAGAFFTFVMWLFLDLLAGESLVVLMASLFPNFVIALALTAFANGLWMSVGGFLVSPTILNVFWKYVFHYIDYQAYVFQGMMVNEFSKRTYDCASGCQCMYPSELSDQCKIAGTGVLNAYGYKTGREGKWVGILIAIIAVYRLFGWAMLMLRKK, from the exons ATGTCAGCAGAATATCTAAATACAAATGTAGACCTCGAGTCTAATGAAAATGAGCACAGCTTTTTGATGAATGATACTGTTCATAGCTTCGCATGGAAGGGTGTTACAGTAAATGTCAAAGATCGCCAAacgaagaaaaggaaaagtaTCTTGTCGGATACATCTGGTTATGTGAATCAAG GAGAGCTCATGGTCCTCATGGGCCCTTCGGGGAGCGGCAAAACCACCTTGTTGAACGTCCTTGCCCATCGAAACAGCAGTCTTGGGGCGGCGAGCGTCGAGGGGCATATCCTAGTAAACGGGAGAAAAGTGCCCCTAGAGACATTCAGACGCATCAGTACCTACGTTGAACAAGAAGATGTCCTTATTGGATCTTTAACAGTGGAAGAGACACTGTATTTCGCGGCCCAATTGTCGCTTTCCAG TTCAATTTCGAAAAAGGAGCGGTTACATCGTATTAAAAGCCTTCTAAACGCCTTTGGTATCCAAAATCAGGCCAAAACCTTGATCGGAACTCCAATTCAAAAGGGGATCAGTGGCGGTCAGAAACGTCGTGTGAGCGTTGCGAGCCAGCTCATCACTCGACcgaaaatcttgttcttggACGAACCTACGAGCGGGTTAGATTCTACTGCCAGCTTTGAGGTGATGTCCTTCGTAAAAGAGCTTGCTGTTAAAAACAAG CTCATTGTGATCGCGAGCATCCATCAACCATCGACGGCCACCTTCGAAACTTTTGACAAGCTTCTGATCCTATCGACTGGAAAAACATGTTATTTTGGGCCAGGGACACAAATGAAATCTTACTTTGATGGCGCTGGCTATCTTATGCCCCTACAAACAAATCCTGCCGAATTCGTTTTGGATTTAGTGAGTACGGATTTCGCGAATAATAGGGAAGCCGCATCCGATCGGCTTGGCCAAATTCATAATGTCTGGGCCAGGTCTCCAGAGGCCTCTCAGATCGATGCTGAGATAGAGTCTCACATGGGTATGGCCGAGAAATTCGAACACATTTCGACTCCAAAAGGCGGGAAAGttggtttcttgatgactATATTGACTTTGCTTCATCGGTCTTTCATTAAGAGCTACCGGGATGTTGTTGCCTATGGTATTCGGATTGCCATGTATCTTG GGTTGGCTATAATGATGGGGACTGTGTGGCTGCGTTTGGGTAGTCACCAGGAGAATATTCAGCCCTTTATTAATGCTCTT TTCTTCAGCTCAGCATTTATGTCATTTATGGCTGTAGCATATGTGCCCTCATTCCTTGAAGATAGGTCCACGTTCATCAAAGAGAGGGCCAACGGACTTTACGGTGCGACATCTTTTATCATTTCAAACTTCATCATCGGGGTTCCATTTTTAT TCCTAATCACACTGCTTTTCTCCATTGTTGCCTATTGGCTTGTGAACTTCCGCGATGGTGCTGGCGCATTCTTCACATTTGTAATGTGGCTTTTCCTTGACCTCCTTGCTGGAGAATCTCTAGTGGTGCTTATGGCCTCGCTGTTCCCCAATTTTGTCATTGCTCTTGCTCTCACCGCCTTCGCCAACGGCCTTTGGATGAGCGTTGGGGGATTCCTTGTTTCCCCGACCATCCTCAATGTGTTTTGGAAGTACGTCTTCCATTACATTGACTACCAGGCGTACGTTTTCCAAGGGATGATGGTAAACGAGTTTTCGAAACGGACATATGATTGCGCCTCAGGCTGTCAATGCATGTATCCTAGTGAGCTATCGGATCAATGTAAGATCGCCGGAACGGGAGTGCTCAATGCATATGGCTACAAGACTGGAAGAGAAGGGAAGTGGGTAGGCATTCTGATTGCGATTATCGCCGTTTATCGGTTGTTTGGGTGGGCGATGTTGATGCTGAGGAAAAAATAA
- a CDS encoding uncharacterized protein (CAZy:GT71~EggNog:ENOG410PHW7~COG:G~BUSCO:5015at33183) — MLLNASALSTRVLILSLTGLILFLWLLVPGSSSTIKNTISITTSNHASAGTLAERQVDFWRSLLPVLESAAPNCPSPKRNGTTGAIGFDAANPPERPVRIEMLDTDILQMRDAHSQFLQKIRETPGLRPVYVPKTRGIVYAAGGKYLPVFVIGLRMLRRTGSQLPVELFLKDKTEYEPRICNEVLPVLNAKCVVLANILESAVSNSTKVEVANYQLKAFAMLFSSFEDIVWIDADCFPLHKPENLLDSEPYTGTGMVTWPDFWISTVSPQYYLISQLPVPPISLRASSETGEFLISKKNHQLTLLLATYYNYYGPSHYFSLLSQGAPGEGDKETFVQAASAAGEPFYTVSEPVKPIGHRKEDGQIAGSAMVQFDPIEEYKALKHKNTKPPRSNAPQINHLARPRAFFIHAHFPKFNPATVFSNTSETKPTYKPDGSDSRAWLVDEDTIKAFGYDAEKAYWEEIKWVACNLENEFQSWKDKTGICNRVNQYWNNVFGGEQPDELNLWSM, encoded by the coding sequence ATGCTACTCAATGCTTCCGCCCTGTCGACCAGGGTTCTCATCCTCTCGTTGACAGGACTCATCCTCTTCCTTTGGCTGCTCGTCCCTGGCAGCTCCTCAACCATCAAAAACACCATCTCCATTACCACCAGTAATCATGCCTCTGCTGGGACGCTAGCTGAGCGACAAGTTGATTTCTGGAGATCACTCCTTCCTGTCCTCGAATCCGCGGCGCCCAATTGTCCCTCCCCGAAACGAAATGGCACGACGGGCGCGATCGGTTTCGACGCCGCCAATCCCCCAGAGCGCCCGGTCCGCATCGAAATGCTAGATACCGATATTCTGCAAATGCGCGATGCACATTCACAATTTCTCCAGAAAATCAGGGAGACACCGGGATTGCGACCGGTCTATGTACCAAAGACGAGGGGGATAGTGTATGCTGCTGGCGGAAAATATCTTCCCGTATTTGTCATTGGTTTGCGCATGCTGCGCCGCACGGGATCCCAACTCCCAGTCGAACTGTTTTTGAAAGACAAAACGGAGTATGAGCCAAGGATTTGCAACGAAGTGCTACCAGTTCTAAACGCAAAATGCGTCGTGCTGGCAAATATTCTGGAATCCGCGGTCTCAAATTCAACGAAAGTTGAGGTAGCAAATTATCAACTAAAAGCATTTGCGATGCtattttcttcatttgaAGATATTGTCTGGATCGATGCAGATTGTTTTCCCCTGCATAAACCGGAAAATCTTTTGGATTCCGAGCCATATACGGGCACGGGCATGGTGACCTGGCCAGATTTTTGGATCTCTACTGTGTCACCTCAATATTACCTCATCTCCCAACTCCCAGTTCCCCCAATCAGTCTTCGGGCCTCTTCTGAGACGGGAGAGTTTCTTATTTCCAAGAAGAATCACCAATTGACTCTCCTCCTAGCCACTTATTACAATTACTACGGCCCATCGCATTATTTTTCCCTCCTTTCTCAAGGAGCCCCAGGGGAGGGAGACAAAGAAACATTTGTGCAAGCCGCTTCCGCTGCCGGCGAGCCTTTCTACACCGTCAGCGAGCCAGTGAAACCTATTGGGCATCGCAAGGAAGACGGCCAAATAGCTGGCTCTGCGATGGTTCAGTTCGACCCTATTGAAGAATACAAGGCTCTTAAACACAAAAATACCAAACCACCGCGCTCAAACGCCCCACAAATCAACCACCTGGCTCGCCCACGCGCATTTTTCATACATGCCCATTTCCCCAAATTCAATCCCGCGACCGTATTCTCTAATACCTCAGAAACAAAGCCCACCTATAAACCCGATGGGAGCGACAGTCGTGCATGGCTGGTCGACGAAGATACCATTAAAGCGTTTGGATATGATGCTGAGAAAGCGTATTGGGAAGAGATCAAGTGGGTGGCGTGTAATCTGGAAAATGAATTCCAGTCGTGGAAAGACAAGACAGGAATATGCAACAGGGTAAATCAGTATTGGAATAATGTTTTTGGGGGAGAACAACCTGATGAGCTGAACCTTTGGAGTATGTGA
- a CDS encoding uncharacterized protein (EggNog:ENOG410PNTF~COG:S~BUSCO:15058at33183): protein MSTVRGKCHCGQSEWSVKLADQEKSHILCHCDACKQINGGEFTLNQVIPQENFNLEKGNLSKYTYKGDSGNDVHCFFCPTCSTHVYHHQTVLGKYIVRTAALDGAKGWPVAAEIYCKDTSGWLPKISDNNFPAAPPA from the exons ATGAGTACCGTCCGTGGAAAGTGCCACTGTGGTCAGTCTGAATGGTCTGTGAAGCTCGCAGACCAGGAGAAGTCGCATATCCTCTG CCACTGCGATGCGTGCAAGCAGATCAACGGCGGAGAGTTCACCTTGAACCAAGTTATCCCGCAAGAGAACTTCAACCTCGAAAAAGGGAACCTATCCAAATACACGTACAAGGGAGACTCTG GGAACGATGTGCACTGCTTCTTCTGTCCGACTTGCTCTACCCACGTCTATCATCACCAAACTGTTCTTGGGAAATACATCGTCCGCACCGCAGCACTTGATGGTGCCAAAGGATGGCCGGTCGCTGCGGAAATTTATTGCAAGGATACCTCGGGATGGTTGCCAAAGATTTCTGATAATAACTTCCCTGCTGCCCCACCTGCATAA